The Montipora foliosa isolate CH-2021 chromosome 1, ASM3666993v2, whole genome shotgun sequence genome has a window encoding:
- the LOC138005675 gene encoding uncharacterized protein, translating into MPRAFLIKAKKEKRKEDELGSQPGHSPNGILADLRDNESDFLTKTEDQISPAEDSRSSRDFILGKRKYAQQATDERQETPTDSSGRTPRQANELYANKHVVTEIPSAAIKAQRKTRKRSPKKSLVSYNDVTQEGSEPPRGVNNEKSRVKDVPLERRVPPNKTISTLQRDANNYAAADAKRVKSQGSPNGGYYYNPSEHSITCHKETKRFEYERSIRQENSAQHNYAKSTGTFPREKRELAQITNNIGLDNVKIVEVHSIGPSTDTVYPDEKRNGQPTARNPSEDYQRKSSTASEPTPSQYTSTSRNETRPQVTPAVQPEPVVHYLPVYAIPSSRGLQYQAVPGAAILEKVPGSSNLYSPVAGNADSCSKPAYQPHPPSTAPQQPPAQPQPPVAIPAQQQQQQQPQPPAPPQLPLPPPQATPVYQSRVRPSPGPTHPHSVEQSTYPPQQIIPQVAPLPYPPADPRVITVQPYPPQTTGQPVSVPPFVVTKTDAVHGYQLSPPGHPVSSSQPYPSAIQTAGPPPSQHYSPVSQVVPGQPLYLTHDKKQTRPPIYPPQYQAVPNQQSFQVHYVPVAMPYPQPTQQVATSQPAQAVLHPSERPPQPQPYYPPNNSTTVHYQPENSGQVPVHYYPANKPTELIQQSPEHKAPSLPVPPYPAENPSQPPTPQYTPDGKEVQKFIYTQPPPDFLRSPVYRVPVTDSPAVVPKSQPLPQPPIQLPIQPPAPVQTSVPPNVQPPVQLPKQPPKGAKRRKAAMPHREILSSPPENSYPEQRSSPEKQLQCSERISKSPGHNPVLNKSSCIITPPGSPQDDEGDSYTVVMRDYGTQAGPQPEPNTWTVKVESAAPRVYISEEEAMAHGDSETVSDEEEEEEEEDEDEYDEDEVEEEYGEMDGNEAYSPTQKENLSPGHFHETNENRTHIMRKGRKRKAKYTCQFCGKGFQWHSHLSSHERTHTGEKPFKCGECTRAFTRADGLQCHMLVHNKKRPFKCHYCSKGFNDNTTLEKHIYSHTGVKPFKCEYCGRAFSDSQSIEKHLLVHTGTKPYKCQYCVRSFNDSQMLVRHIRSHTGEKPFKCQHCQMAFSKQSALVIHTRVHTGEKPYKCTHCSKCFSISGNLQRHILIHTGERPYKCSKCPKAFNNPSHLSRHISKLHAPQAKLDGAVDNQAALRVEDNNAGKLAQA; encoded by the exons ATGCCACGAGCATTTCTGATAAAAGCTAAGAAAGAAAAGAGGAAGGAAGATGAACTGGGATCCCAACCCGGACATTCTCCCAACGGAATTCTTGCTG ATCTCCGAGACAACGAAAGTGATTTCTTGACAAAAACTGAGGATCAAATTTCACCGGCTGAGGACTCTCGATCTTCACGAGACTTCATCCTAGGCAAGCGCAAATATGCACAGCAAGCAACAGACGAGAGGCAGGAAACACCAACAGATTCTTCAGGACGCACGCCTCGTCAAGCTAATGAACTTTACGCAAACAAACATGTCGTGACAGAAATTCCAAGCGCGGCTATCAAAGCTCAACGAAAAACCCGAAAGCGAAGCCCGAAAAAAAGTCTTGTTTCTTACAACGACGTGACTCAGGAAGGCAGTGAGCCACCGCGAGGAGTAAACAACGAAAAAAGTCGTGTCAAGGACGTTCCGCTTGAAAGGCGAGTGCCTCCTAATAAGACCATTTCAACGCTTCAGCGAGATGCTAATAATTATGCGGCGGCTGATGCCAAACGGGTCAAATCTCAGGGGAGTCCAAATGGCGGTTATTATTATAACCCATCCGAACATTCAATTACCTGTCACAAAGAAACGAAAAGATTTGAATATGAAAGAAGCATCCGTCAAGAAAATTCTGCGCAGCATAATTATGCAAAGTCGACCGGAACATTTCCCCGCGAGAAACGCGAACTCGCGCAAATCACGAACAATATTGGCCTTGACAACGTGAAGATCGTGGAAGTTCATTCGATTGGGCCTTCGACGGACACTGTTTATCCCGATGAAAAACGAAATGGCCAGCCGACTGCGCGAAACCCCAGCGAAGATTATCAGCGAAAATCCTCTACTGCTAGTGAGCCAACCCCCAGTCAATACACTTCAACTTCAAGAAATGAAACCAGACCACAAGTAACGCCCGCAGTTCAACCAGAACCAGTAGTTCATTATCTTCCCGTGTACGCAATTCCAAGCTCCAGAGGATTGCAATACCAAGCTGTTCCCGGAGCGGCTATCCTTGAAAAGGTCCCTGGCTCATCCAATTTGTACTCACCTGTAGCAGGTAACGCTGACTCTTGCTCTAAGCCTGCATATCAGCCACATCCTCCTTCAACAGCACCACAGCAGCCACCAGCACAACCTCAGCCTCCAGTGGCAATACCtgctcaacaacaacaacaacaacaaccacagcCTCCAGCCCCACCTCAGCTACCCTTGCCCCCTCCCCAGGCAACACCTGTGTACCAGTCAAGAGTAAGGCCCAGTCCAGGGCCAACCCATCCACACTCTGTTGAACAGTCCACCTACCCACCGCAGCAAATTATTCCTCAAGTTGCCCCATTGCCATACCCTCCAGCAGATCCCAGAGTCATCACAGTGCAACCTTACCCACCTCAAACTACAGGACAGCCAGTGTCAGTCCCACCCTTTGTCGTCACTAAGACAGACGCAGTGCATGGATATCAGTTGTCACCTCCTGGTCACCCGGTGAGCAGCTCCCAGCCATATCCAAGTGCCATTCAAACAGCTGGGCCTCCACCATCTCAGCATTACTCACCAGTGAGCCAAGTGGTGCCTGGGCAGCCACTTTATCTAACACACGATAAAAAACAGACAAGACCACCCATCTATCCACCACAGTATCAAGCAGTACCAAATCAACAATCCTTTCAAGTCCATTATGTGCCTGTAGCAATGCCTTACCCTCAGCCAACGCAACAGGTCGCTACAAGTCAGCCTGCCCAAGCAGTTCTGCATCCGAGTGAGAGACCACCTCAGCCACAGCCTTACTATCCACCAAATAATTCAACCACAGTCCATTACCAGCCTGAAAACAGTGGCCAAGTACCAGTTCACTATTATCCAGCCAATAAACCAACCGAATTGATCCAGCAGTCTCCAGAACATAAGGCACCTTCTTTGCCTGTTCCTCCATACCCTGCAGAGAATCCGAGTCAGCCACCAACTCCACAGTACACTCCTGATGGCAAAGAGGTACAAAAATTCATTTACACCCAACCTCCACCAGACTTCTTACGCAGTCCAGTCTATAGAGTTCCAGTGACAGATTCACCTGCAGTGGTTCCAAAAAGCCAACCACTGCCCCAGCCACCAATCCAGTTGCCAATCCAGCCACCAGCACCGGTCCAGACTTCAGTTCCGCCCAATGTCCAACCTCCAGTCCAGCTTCCAAAACAACCACCAAAGGGTGCAAAGAGGAGAAAGGCAGCCATGCCACATCGTGAAATCCTATCCTCACCTCCAGAAAACAGCTACCCAGAACAGAGATCCAGCCCAGAAAAACAACTGCAGTGCAGTGAGAGAATTTCCAAGTCTCCTGGTCACAATCCAGTTCTGAACAAATCCAGCTGCATCATTACTCCCCCAGGTTCACCCCAAGATGATGAAGGGGATTCTTACACTGTTGTTATGAGAGACTATGGCACCCAAGCTGGGCCACAACCAGAGCCAAACACCTGGACTGTTAAGGTGGAGTCTGCTGCTCCTCGGGTGTACATTTCAGAGGAAGAAGCAATGGCCCATGGTGACAGTGAGACAGTGTCTgatgaagaggaagaggaagaggaggaggatgAAGATGAGTATGATGAAGATGAGGTGGAAGAAGAGTACGGTGAAATGGATGGAAATGAAGCCTACAGCCCAACACAGAAGGAAAACCTTTCACCAGGGCATTTCCATGAAACCAATGAAAACAGAACCCACATTATGAGAAAAGGACGGAAGAGGAAAGCAAAGTATACCTGCCAGTTCTGTGGCAAGGGCTTCCAGTGGCACTCCCATTTGAGTTCTCATGAACGTACTCACACGGGTGAGAAACCATTCAAGTGTGGTGAATGTACACGTGCATTCACAAGGGCCGACGGACTGCAATGTCATATGCTTGTACACAATAAAAAGAGGCCATTTAAGTGTCATTACTGCAGCAAGGGATTTAATGATAATACAACTCTGGAGAAGCACATTTACAGTCACACTGGAGTAAAGCCTTTCAAATGTGAATATTGCGGACGTGCATTTAGTGACTCTCAGTCGATTGAGAAACATTTGTTAGTTCACACTGGCACCAAGCCGTACAAATGCCAGTATTGTGTTAGGTCGTTTAATGACTCACAAATGTTAGTAAGGCATATTCGCAGCCACACTGGTGAAAAGCCCTTCAAGTGCCAGCACTGCCAAATGGCATTCAGCAagcaaagtgctcttgtcatcCACACAAGGGTTCACACGGGAGAAAAGCCTTACAAATGTACTCATTGTTCCAAGTGCTTTTCCATTTCCGGAAATTTGCAGCGTCATATTCTCATTCACACTGGTGAGCGACCATACAAGTGCTCTAAATGTCCAAAAGCATTCAACAACCCTAGCCACTTATCACGTCATATAAGTAAACTTCATGCTCCACAGGCAAAACTAGATGGGGCCGTTGACAATCAAGCAGCGTTAAGAGTAGAGGACAACAATGCAGGCAAACTGGCCCAAGCATAA
- the LOC138005695 gene encoding uncharacterized protein gives MVKTEALSPRQRRALKKQDGGSGTDSDSQSSYKNLAFLCLLVFPSLFWLVVVGSDVVSNLGSVFGSHTGAFVVSGSLVVPAIGGYFYKPVRSFLKIVMPVLFALLLFPTLQVYLCSPLEIKNENIGTKYSLKTSASEFLQQACEEMCLNNSKIPSSYSLTFFTPRVSFKVKFNQIVDLNLTTTATISGEKLAIAKMVLLKSWRSVKGKYFALNIIARVPVKVKKFEEGLAAKKGMILSGRVEVIPMGLKKLRNDLETQKHFVRPFVLEVFRATLMEE, from the coding sequence ATGGTGAAAACAGAAGCGTTAAGCCCAAGGCAACGAAGAGCTTTGAaaaaacaagatggcggttcaGGGACTGATAGCGATTCGCAAAGCTCTTACAAAAATCTGGCTTTTCTGTGCTTGTTAGTCTTTCCTTCCCTATTTTGGCTTGTAGTTGTCGGTAGTGATGTTGTTTCTAATCTTGGATCTGTGTTTGGCAGCCACACTGGCGCTTTTGTGGTGTCGGGATCGTTGGTAGTTCCTGCAATTGGTGGGTATTTTTACAAACCAGTGCGAAGTTTTTTAAAGATTGTGATGCCTGTGTTGTTTGCATTGCTTCTTTTTCCCACCTTACAAGTGTACCTGTGCTCTCCTCTGGAGATCAAAAACGAGAACATTGGAACAAAGTATAGCTTGAAGACAAGTGCCTCTGAATTTCTTCAACAAGCTTGTGAAGAAATGTGCCTGAACAATTCTAAGATCCCATCATCATATTCCTTGACTTTTTTCACACCTCGAGTTTCCTTCAAAGTCAAGTTCAACCAAATCGTTGATTTGAACTTAACAACAACGGCTACAATTAGTGGAGAGAAACTTGCCATAGCAAAGATGGTACTTTTGAAATCCTGGCGAAGTGTGAAAGGCAAATATTTTGCTCTTAATATAATCGCACGAGTTCCAGTGAAGGTAAAGAAATTCGAGGAGGGATTGGCTGCAAAGAAAGGAATGATCTTGTCTGGTAGAGTGGAAGTTATTCCTATGGGCCTCAAGAAGCTCCGTAATGACCTGGAAACGCAAAAGCATTTTGTCAGGCCTTTTGTCTTAGAAGTCTTTCGAGCAACACTGATGGAGGAATGA